A single window of Gossypium arboreum isolate Shixiya-1 chromosome 13, ASM2569848v2, whole genome shotgun sequence DNA harbors:
- the LOC108462726 gene encoding uncharacterized protein LOC108462726 yields the protein MVYTVRHREESDDADVIVGTFFIHSIMYYAHIDISSTHLYIASVVFASLGLTIENTAREFPVISLLGQSIRVNRVYRWINLELQGLVFPVDLMELPFNEFDLILRIDWFVEYRVNLDCATKRVTLRSNKNDEVVMIGERYDYLSNVISTLIADKLVRMGYETYIAYVSDSATKKLSVGDIRIVREFPDVFPEELSRVPLDREVEFGIDLLPGMALVSIAPYCRAPKELTKLKAQLEELLDREFIRPSVSPWGASKVTFLGHVVTIEGIQVDPKKIEAIVEWKQPKNVTIDFATGLSLTPAKKDSVWVIVDWLTKSANFIPIRADYSLQKLDCTLPKL from the exons ATGGTGTATACGGTGAGACACCGCGAGGAGAGTGATGATGCTGATGTCATTGTAGGTACCTTCTTTATTCATTCTATTATGTATTATGCTCACATTGATATTAGCTCTACTCACTTGTACATAGCTAGTGTTGTTTTTGCAAGTCTGGGTTTAACTATTGAAAATACTGCTAGAGAGTTTCCTGTGATTAGTCTTTTGGGTCAGTCAATTCGAGTTAATAGAGTATATAGGTGGATTAACCTAGAGCTTCAGGGTTTGGTATTTCCAGTTGATCTAATGGAATTACCCTTTAAtgagtttgatttaattttgCGAATAGATTGGTTCGTTGAGTATCGGGTCAATCTAGACTGTGCAACCAAGAGGGTTACTTTGAGATCGAATAAGAATGACGAGGTGGTCATGATTGGTGAGCGTTATGATTACCTCTCTAACGTAATCTCCACTCTTATAGCAGATAAGTTAGTCCGAATGGGGTACGAGACATACATTGCTTACGTATCTGATTCTGCTACCAAAAAGCTTTCAGTAGGAGATATACGTATCGTGAGGGAATTCCCAGACGTCTTTCCTGAAGAATTGTCTAGAGTACCTCTGGATAGAGAGGTGGAGTTTGGAATTGATCTATTGCCAGGTATGGCTCTAGTGTCTATTGCACCCTATTGCAGGGCACCGAAAGAGCTGACCAAATTAAAGGCGCAACTTGAGGAACTCCTTGATAGAGAATTTATTCGAccgagtgtgtctccgtggggggcATCG AAAGTCAcctttctgggtcatgtggtgacGATAGAAGGGATCCAAGTTGATCCTAAGAAAATAGAAGCTATTGTCGAGTGGAAACAGCCAAAAAAT GTAACAATTGATTTTGCTACGGGGTTGTCTTTAACTCCTGCTaaaaaggattcagtttgggtcattgttgattgGTTGACCAAATCGGCTAATTTCATTCCTATCCGGGCGGATTACTCTTTGCAGAAGTTAGATTGTACATTGCCAAAATTATGA